The DNA region GCGCTGGTCTCAAACCGTCTCCCTCGATGGCGGGCGGGTAGATAACCGAAATCAACAACTTCCGAAAAGCACGCAACTGCGTGCTCGCGCGCGTTTACTTCGCATACTCCCGTCGGTTTCGGAAGCAGTTCCGAAGGCTGACATACTTCTTTACGTTCCCCCTCAGGAAGGCCGAAACGTTCTAATCTGATAGGCGACCCAAGTCTTAAATATTCCTTCTTATTCAGGTTTCAGCACTTGGTTCGATCTCGGATCCGGTAGTAGGCAGGCCGCGAGATCGGTGGCTCGTCAAGCACGAGTCCCTATTGCGGCAAGGGCTGCCAATCTGCAGCGTGGACGTAAGTTGCCGGAATGGTTTCTGGGACGCAGTAACACTTTGTTGACTTGTTGACGACGGGAGAGCAATAAAAACCAATGATCAAGGCAAGTGGTGGAAGCTCAGTAGCGCGCCCGCAACTCTATCAAACCGTGCCCCTCTCGACGGTTGTGCAGGCGGAGCAGCAGGATCGCTACTTGGAGCGTGGTGAGCTGCAGGAATTGGATACGTACTTTCGGTCGGGCGAATTGCGGATCGCGATCGCTCAGACCCTGAGCGCGGCATCCGAACTCATCGTGTCGCGAGCTGCCAACCGCATCTTCTCTGGCGGTTCGCCTCTCGCCTACCTGGAAAAACCTCCAGAGGCCGAACCGGCTCTGGCTGCTGCCGGTAGTGCATCAGATGAGAAAGCGCGTCAGCTCGGAACGACAACTTACGTCGAAAGCGGCGGCGGCATTTTCGGTGGTTTGCGCCAGTTGCTCAGTGCTTCAGGCAGTACCGTGCCTACACCGCCCGGATTTCGCCCGATCAACGTCTCGCGCTACGGTCCCAAGAACATGCAGAAGTCGTTGCGCGACCTCTCTTGGATGTTGCGTTACTTAACTTATTCGATCGTGGCGGGCGACCCAAACATCATTACCGTCAACGTCCGGGGGCTGCGGGAAGTTATCGAGAATGCCTGCTCGACCGACGCCACCTTGGTCGCTCTTGGCGAGATGCAAGCGGCTGCAAAGGATTATTTCCGCGATCAGCCGGAGGCTCGGACAATTGTCGTCGAATACTTTGACGTTCTGATCGACGAGTTCCGAGCGGCCACTCCTTCGAATAAACTGCGCCAACGCCCTGCAGGTGACAAGCAAGGTCTGGAGCTACCACAAAGCTATTTCAATGCTGCCGAGCGCCGTCCAAAGTTTGCGATGAAGCCGGGACTTTCGGAATTGGAGAAGCAAGCTGTCGTCAAAGCCGCCTACCGCCAAATTTTCGAGCGCGATATCACTCGTGCCTATAGCCAGTCAATTTCTTATCTGGAATCCCAGGTTAAGAACGGCGACATCTCCATGCACGAGTTCGTTCGTCGGCTTGGTAAGTCGCCCCTATATCGGCGACAGTTCTTCGAACCGTTTATCAACAGCCGCGCTCTCGAGCTAGCCTTCCGCCACTTCCTCGGCCGCGGTCCCAGTTCCCGCGAGGAGGTACAGCAGTATTTCCTAGTCGTCTCAGAGGGCGGACTGCCTGCCCTGATCGACGCTTTGGTTGACTCTCAGGAGTACTCGGATTATTTCGGCGAAGAAACCGTTCCTTACTTGCGCGGTCTGGGCCAGGAAGCCCAAGAATGCCGGAACTGGGGCATGCAGCAGGACTTGTTGAACTACAGCGCGCCGTTCCGCAAGGTGCCGCAGTTCATCACCACCTTTGCTCGCTACGAGCAGCCGCTGCCCGACCAACACGTATACGGTTCCGGTAACGACCCGCTGGAAATTCAGTTCGGGGCAATTTTTCCCAAAGAGACGCGCAATCCCGATACTCGTCCTGCACCTTTCAACAAAGACACTAAGCGCATCCTCATCAACCGCGGTCCGGGCATTTTCAACCAAAACAGCAATCCTGCAGCTCGCGGGTTGAATCCAGGCACGCTGGGCCCGAAGGTCTTCCGCCTAGATCGACTCCCGGCTGCCAACAGTAGCGGTGCGAACCAAGCTAGCGTTAAGTTCTCGGAAACGTCGACCCAGGCTGTCATTCGCGCGTGCTACCGCCAGGTATTTGGGCGCGACGTTTATGACGGACAGCGACAGACAGTTGCCGAAAGCAAGTTAGAGAACGGCGAGCTCACGTTGCGCGAGTTCGTCCGTGCGATCGCAAAATCCGATCCCTACCGCAACCTCTATTGGACGTCGCTCTACGTTACCAAAGCGGTCGAATACATTCACCGCCGCTTGCTCGGTCGCCCGACCTATGGCCGACAGGAGATCAACAGCTACTTCGACCTTTGTGCCAAGCGCGGCTTCTATGCTTTGATCGACGAAATCGTGGATAGCAAAGAGTACGAGGAAGCGTTTGGTGAAGACACCGTGCCCTACGAACGCTACCTGACACCGGCTGGAGTGCAGTTGCGGACTCGCTCCGGCAACCTGCGCCGCGATGTGGGTACCCAGGTCACGCCGGAAACAACTCCGCGCTTCGTCGAGCTCGGCAGCGTATCCGAGACGCGCAACGAACCCAGCGTCCGCGCTCGTGTCAACCAAGGCGTGACTGTCCGTCGCGAGCAGACCAAGATCTTCAAGCTAACCGATCGCGCTCTCAAGGCCGACGTTCAAGTTCTAATCCGGGCTGCTTACCGCCAGATTTTCGAGCGCGATGTCGAGCCCTATGTCATCGGCGGCAGCGAGTTCTCCGAGCTAGAGAGCAAGCTCCGTAACGGCGAAATTACAGTCAAGGAGTTTGTTGAGGGTTTGGGTTGCTCCGAACTTTACATCAAAGAGTTCTACACGCCCTACCCGAATACAAAGGTCATCGAGCAAGCAACCAAGCACTTCCTCGGACGGGCTCCGCGAGACCAGGAGGAAATCCGCTTCTACAACCAGATCCTGGCTACGCAGGGTATACGCGCCTGTATCAGCGCCATGGTCAACAGTCCCGACTACATCCAGAGCTTCGGCGAAGATGTAGTGCCTTACCGGCGGTATCCGACACTTCCTGCGGCTAACTTCCCTAACACCCAAACCCTCTACAACAAGCTCACCAAGCAGGATAACGAAGTTGTCGTGCCGAGCTTCACGCCGATTCCCTCGCGCATTGGCGTCCAGTTCTAGGTGCAAACAAACCGGATGTCGGCACGCGACGACGTCCGGTTCTAAGATTTGCAACGAGCATGTCGCATTTTATACCCATTTGCCTGCGATCGCCTCCAATTTTCGCGTGCAAATGTCGGACATTGGATTGTCCCTGCCTCCCACCAACGTTGACTTGGGGGGCTTTTTAAGTTTTCGCTCGAACCTGAGTGGCAATGTAAATATATATTAAAGCGGCTCGGGATCGGCACGTAAAATGTCGCACAATGTTGCACGAGACGATTGCAGGATGCTTCAAGTGCAGGGTGCTTCAGTACGTGTCTTCTGGCACTACGGGAAGCGCCAATAAGAACTGGCAGATCGCACTCGAACTGCGGTTGACGAGCCAACGGTGCGTCCGCCGCTGTTATTTTTGCAGCCGATTGCCCGACGTCCCTGGGGCGTTGGATATGTGCAAGTCCACGGGTTGGAGGAAATCCATCGATGAGTATCGTCACTAAGTCGATCGTCAACGCTGACGCTGAGGCACGCTACCTCAGCCCCGGCGAGCTGGATCGCATTAAGTCGTTCGTTGAAGGCGGCGAGCAGCGCCTACGCATCGCGCAAGTGCTGACCGAATCTCGCGAGCGCATTATTAAGGAAGCAGGTGACAAGCTGTTCCAAAAGCGTCCGGATGTCGTGTCCCCCGGCGGCAACGCCTACGGCGAGGAAATGACTGCAACTTGCCTGCGCGACATGGATTACTACCTGCGCCTAGTCACCTATGGCGTGGTTGCGGGTGATGTCACCCCGATCGAAGAGATCGGTTTGGTGGGCGTAGCTGAGATGTACAAGTCGCTGGGAACGCCCATCGATGCTGTCGCTCAGAGCGTGCGCGAAATGAAGGGTGTTGCTACCTCGCTGATGTCGATGGAAGATGCAGCGGAAGCTGGTTCCTACTTCGACTACGTTGTCGGTCGGATGCAGTAAGTCTGCAACGAACACGACTGTCTCTTTAAGACGACCATCATTAAAGGAAACGGAGCAATGCAAGACGCCATTACCTCTGTCATCAACTCTGCTGATGTTCAGGGCAAGTACCTCGACACGTCCTCTATGGACAAGCTCAAGGGCTTTTTCCAATCCGGTCAGCTGCGCGTGCGTGCGGCAAGCGTGATTGGTGCGAACGCAGCAAACATCGTCAAAGAAGCCGTAGCAAAGTCCTTGCTGTACTCGGACATTACTCGTCCGGGCGGCAACATGTACACCACCCGTCGCTATGCTGCTTGCATCCGCGACTTGGACTACTACCTGCGCTATGCCACCTATGCGATGCTGGCGGGAGATCCGTCCATCCTCGACGAGCGCGTGCTCAACGGTTTGAAAGAGACCTATAACTCCCTGGGCGTCCCCGTCAACGCGACAGTACAGGCTATCCAAGCCATGAAGGAAGTGACCGCTGGTTTGGTCGGTCCTGATGCCGGCAAGGAAATGGGCGTGTACTTAGATTACATCTGCTCGGGTCTGAGCTAGTTACCCGCTCGGTCGAGACTGCTTCTCGGTTCGGAAACGTTCGGGATGTCGGGAGGGAGTGCTAGGGGTTGCAAGGCTCGGTTGGTTCCTACCAGCGGGTTTTGCCTGATTAGCATTGACTCAACGACACCCGAACGTTGTTTTTCTGGCGCACGGCGCTGGAGTGTTCGGGATCGGTCGTGCGTAGCAGCGGTCGGTAGACCGCATTTCAGTGTCTTTGAGATAGAACCATTTCCCAGCAAGGAGAGATCCACATGCGGATGTTTCGCGTAACGGCTTGCGTCCCCAGTCAAACTCGAATTCGGACGCAGCGAGAGTTGCAAAACACGTATTTCACGAAGCTCGTACCCTACGACAACTGGTTTCGCGAGCAGCAACGCATCATGAAAATGGGCGGTAAGATCGTTAAAGTCGAGTTGGCGACAGGCAAGCCAGGCACGAACGCGGGCTTGCAGTAATAGCAGTTAAACGAGCAACGGGTATATGCTGCTGCTTTTGCAGGACGGCGGCGGCCTCCCGTCAACCAGCCGGCGTGCGACTGGTTGAGTTTGCTACCCTTCAAGGAGGTCGATTTACGACCTCTTTTTTGTTGTGTTTTGTAGCAAATTGCCGATTCCAACCCAGTAAATTCGTGTCAATTACCGGCACGGCCGAGCTGGATGCGGAACGGTCGGTAGCGTTTACCAGTCGTGTCGGGCGGGGCGTGTGATTTAAGGGCGGGATGCGAGTCGCGCAGGGATAATCGTGTTAAGAAACTTGATTCCGGTATTCGATACCGGCGTGCAGGCTTGGGCGTTGGAGGCGCGCCTATTGCGATGGCTGACTTTGTTGTGGTTGTGTGTTGGGCTAGTGGTGCTGGTCTCGGCGTCATACCCAGTAGCGCAGGTGGAGCAAGGTGACGGGCTGTTTTTTTTGAAGCGGCAACTCGTGTGGGCATTCGCCGGGTTGGTGGGATTTAACCTCGTAGCACGATCGCCACTAGAGCGCCTATTAAAGATCGCACCCTACGTCACGATCGTTTTGGGCGGGCTAATCTTTGCAACGAAGTTGACGGGTATTGG from Rubidibacter lacunae KORDI 51-2 includes:
- a CDS encoding phycobilisome rod-core linker polypeptide; amino-acid sequence: MIKASGGSSVARPQLYQTVPLSTVVQAEQQDRYLERGELQELDTYFRSGELRIAIAQTLSAASELIVSRAANRIFSGGSPLAYLEKPPEAEPALAAAGSASDEKARQLGTTTYVESGGGIFGGLRQLLSASGSTVPTPPGFRPINVSRYGPKNMQKSLRDLSWMLRYLTYSIVAGDPNIITVNVRGLREVIENACSTDATLVALGEMQAAAKDYFRDQPEARTIVVEYFDVLIDEFRAATPSNKLRQRPAGDKQGLELPQSYFNAAERRPKFAMKPGLSELEKQAVVKAAYRQIFERDITRAYSQSISYLESQVKNGDISMHEFVRRLGKSPLYRRQFFEPFINSRALELAFRHFLGRGPSSREEVQQYFLVVSEGGLPALIDALVDSQEYSDYFGEETVPYLRGLGQEAQECRNWGMQQDLLNYSAPFRKVPQFITTFARYEQPLPDQHVYGSGNDPLEIQFGAIFPKETRNPDTRPAPFNKDTKRILINRGPGIFNQNSNPAARGLNPGTLGPKVFRLDRLPAANSSGANQASVKFSETSTQAVIRACYRQVFGRDVYDGQRQTVAESKLENGELTLREFVRAIAKSDPYRNLYWTSLYVTKAVEYIHRRLLGRPTYGRQEINSYFDLCAKRGFYALIDEIVDSKEYEEAFGEDTVPYERYLTPAGVQLRTRSGNLRRDVGTQVTPETTPRFVELGSVSETRNEPSVRARVNQGVTVRREQTKIFKLTDRALKADVQVLIRAAYRQIFERDVEPYVIGGSEFSELESKLRNGEITVKEFVEGLGCSELYIKEFYTPYPNTKVIEQATKHFLGRAPRDQEEIRFYNQILATQGIRACISAMVNSPDYIQSFGEDVVPYRRYPTLPAANFPNTQTLYNKLTKQDNEVVVPSFTPIPSRIGVQF
- the apcA gene encoding allophycocyanin subunit alpha codes for the protein MSIVTKSIVNADAEARYLSPGELDRIKSFVEGGEQRLRIAQVLTESRERIIKEAGDKLFQKRPDVVSPGGNAYGEEMTATCLRDMDYYLRLVTYGVVAGDVTPIEEIGLVGVAEMYKSLGTPIDAVAQSVREMKGVATSLMSMEDAAEAGSYFDYVVGRMQ
- the apcB gene encoding allophycocyanin subunit beta, coding for MQDAITSVINSADVQGKYLDTSSMDKLKGFFQSGQLRVRAASVIGANAANIVKEAVAKSLLYSDITRPGGNMYTTRRYAACIRDLDYYLRYATYAMLAGDPSILDERVLNGLKETYNSLGVPVNATVQAIQAMKEVTAGLVGPDAGKEMGVYLDYICSGLS
- a CDS encoding phycobilisome linker polypeptide, which codes for MRMFRVTACVPSQTRIRTQRELQNTYFTKLVPYDNWFREQQRIMKMGGKIVKVELATGKPGTNAGLQ